One [Clostridium] saccharolyticum WM1 DNA segment encodes these proteins:
- a CDS encoding nitroreductase family protein translates to MLKELVSKCRTFRRFYEDEAISMTDLRDLVDLARLTASTANSQALKFRLCSTPEETDKVFPALGWAGALPDWNGPEKGERPSAYIIILCDLSLGKNKLYDDGIAAQTIMLGAAEKGYGGCILANVQRPHLAEALSIDPSRYSIDLVLALGKPKEEVVMVPVKENGDTRYYRDENQIHYVPKRTLNDIII, encoded by the coding sequence ATGTTAAAAGAACTGGTTTCCAAATGCCGCACCTTCCGCCGATTTTATGAGGATGAAGCCATTTCCATGACAGATTTAAGAGATCTGGTGGATTTAGCCCGGCTTACCGCGTCAACGGCCAATTCCCAGGCCCTGAAGTTCCGGCTGTGCAGCACTCCAGAGGAAACGGATAAGGTATTTCCTGCCTTAGGCTGGGCAGGTGCTCTGCCGGACTGGAATGGACCGGAAAAGGGGGAACGCCCTTCTGCCTATATCATTATTTTATGCGACTTATCCCTGGGAAAAAACAAGCTGTATGATGATGGGATCGCCGCGCAGACCATCATGCTTGGTGCGGCGGAAAAAGGATACGGCGGCTGTATATTGGCAAATGTACAAAGACCGCACCTGGCAGAAGCACTTTCCATTGATCCTTCCAGGTATTCCATCGATTTAGTCCTTGCCCTTGGAAAGCCCAAGGAAGAGGTGGTTATGGTACCGGTGAAGGAGAATGGTGATACCCGCTATTACCGGGATGAAAACCAGATCCATTATGTACCAAAAAGAACCCTTAACGATATCATCATTTAG
- a CDS encoding zinc ribbon domain-containing protein: MFFICGMSQGKKLLDYTKTVICGLCGGYGRYQVFMTFRYVSVFFIPILKWDRHYYVQMSCCNTIYELNQEKGKKVSRGESVDISEQDLSLVQSGHRTSDWGRKQCSHCGYETAEDFEYCPKCGQRF; this comes from the coding sequence ATGTTCTTTATATGCGGCATGAGTCAGGGAAAAAAACTGCTCGATTATACCAAAACAGTCATCTGCGGACTGTGCGGGGGTTACGGCAGATACCAGGTGTTTATGACCTTTCGTTATGTTAGTGTTTTTTTCATTCCCATCCTAAAATGGGACCGGCATTATTACGTTCAAATGTCCTGCTGTAATACCATTTATGAACTGAACCAGGAAAAGGGAAAAAAAGTAAGCCGTGGAGAGTCTGTGGACATCAGCGAACAGGATCTGTCTCTGGTGCAGTCCGGCCACCGGACTTCAGACTGGGGCAGAAAGCAATGCTCCCACTGCGGCTATGAAACCGCAGAGGATTTTGAATACTGTCCCAAATGCGGACAGAGATTTTAA
- a CDS encoding DUF378 domain-containing protein — translation MRNNALSYTALTLAIIGAVNWGLVGFFNFNLVSFIFGSMTWITRIVYALVGICGLYLLTFYGRSEAETEK, via the coding sequence ATGAGAAATAATGCATTAAGTTACACAGCTCTGACCTTAGCCATTATTGGTGCGGTAAACTGGGGGCTGGTAGGTTTCTTTAATTTCAACCTGGTGTCATTTATTTTCGGCAGCATGACATGGATCACGAGAATCGTGTATGCCCTGGTAGGAATTTGCGGGTTATACCTGCTTACCTTTTATGGCCGTTCAGAAGCCGAAACAGAAAAATAG
- a CDS encoding tyrosine-type recombinase/integrase produces MWKLYRGNKLQTVSDKPLPDEITAHTFRHTYASDLYKAGVDIKQAQYLLGHDDNKTT; encoded by the coding sequence ATATGGAAGCTATATCGGGGTAATAAGCTCCAGACTGTTAGTGACAAGCCTCTCCCTGACGAAATTACCGCACATACGTTTAGGCATACTTATGCCAGTGATTTATATAAGGCGGGAGTAGATATCAAGCAAGCGCAATATCTTTTAGGACATGATGATAACAAAACCACTTAG
- a CDS encoding ATP-binding protein — MNIKRAKEEIKNTIEAYLLKDAYGAYEIPAVQQRPVFLMGPPGVGKTQIMGQVARECGIGLVAYTITHHTRQSAVGLPFINEKEFGGNVCRVTEYTMSEIVASIYNKIEDTGLKEGILFIDEINCVSETLAPTMLQFLQYKTFGNHRIPDGWVLVTAGNPPEYNKSVRDFDVVTLDRLKLIHVEPDFEVWKAYAYEQSIHPAVISYLNARTEYFCRIETTVDGKFFATPRGWEDLSKFIEIYERLGKKADRDVVGEYIQFPVIAKDFANYLEIYYKYRDDYQIDEILTGIIRESLCNRLKRAPFDEKLNVMGLLLSRLGQSFRSVSHQGDKTELLLEELKKLSPKAGSSQDASMADRLEALRVQWNGEWERKRSAGLLNRREDYLRRDVEALLLQYEEVLRRDENQENETAWNRIREMFEEEKARYDSLSEEAGNALEHAFDFMEAAFGDGQEMVVFLTELNTGFYSVKFLKEYDCERYYQYNERLLFKDRENEIKARIDGLGK, encoded by the coding sequence ATGAATATTAAACGAGCAAAAGAAGAAATTAAGAATACCATAGAAGCTTATCTGCTAAAGGATGCATACGGAGCCTATGAGATACCGGCGGTCCAGCAAAGACCGGTGTTTCTCATGGGCCCTCCCGGAGTGGGAAAGACTCAGATCATGGGACAGGTGGCCAGGGAATGCGGAATTGGTTTGGTAGCTTATACCATCACCCATCATACACGTCAGAGTGCGGTGGGACTCCCCTTTATCAATGAGAAGGAGTTTGGAGGAAATGTCTGCCGGGTAACGGAATACACCATGAGCGAGATCGTGGCGTCCATATACAATAAAATTGAAGATACCGGTCTGAAGGAAGGGATCCTGTTCATTGATGAGATCAACTGTGTTTCCGAAACTCTTGCACCCACCATGCTTCAGTTTCTCCAGTATAAGACCTTTGGTAACCACAGGATCCCTGACGGCTGGGTCCTTGTAACGGCCGGAAATCCGCCGGAATATAACAAGTCAGTCCGGGATTTTGATGTGGTGACCTTAGACCGTTTGAAGCTTATTCACGTGGAACCGGATTTTGAGGTTTGGAAGGCCTATGCCTATGAGCAGTCCATCCATCCGGCGGTCATATCTTATTTGAATGCCAGAACAGAATATTTCTGCAGGATCGAAACTACCGTGGATGGTAAATTTTTTGCCACACCCAGGGGCTGGGAAGACCTATCAAAATTCATTGAAATATATGAGCGTCTGGGGAAGAAGGCGGATCGGGATGTGGTGGGAGAGTATATCCAGTTTCCTGTGATAGCCAAGGACTTCGCCAATTATCTGGAGATCTATTATAAATACCGGGATGATTACCAGATCGATGAAATCCTGACGGGCATTATCCGGGAAAGCTTGTGCAACAGGCTGAAACGGGCGCCGTTTGACGAGAAATTAAACGTCATGGGTCTTTTGTTGTCCAGATTGGGGCAGAGCTTCCGGAGCGTATCCCATCAGGGAGACAAAACAGAACTTCTTCTGGAGGAGCTGAAGAAATTAAGTCCAAAAGCCGGCAGCAGCCAAGATGCCTCCATGGCAGACCGGCTGGAGGCCTTAAGGGTCCAATGGAACGGGGAATGGGAGAGAAAGCGGAGCGCAGGCCTGCTAAACAGGAGAGAGGATTATTTGCGCAGGGATGTGGAAGCCCTTCTTCTTCAGTATGAGGAAGTCCTTCGCAGAGATGAGAATCAGGAGAATGAGACGGCCTGGAACAGGATACGTGAGATGTTTGAAGAGGAAAAGGCCAGGTATGATTCCTTATCTGAAGAGGCAGGAAACGCATTGGAGCATGCCTTTGATTTTATGGAAGCTGCCTTTGGGGACGGTCAGGAAATGGTGGTGTTTTTAACGGAGCTAAATACCGGATTTTACAGCGTTAAATTTTTAAAGGAATACGATTGTGAACGGTATTACCAATACAATGAGCGGCTGTTGTTCAAAGACCGGGAGAATGAGATAAAGGCAAGGATTGATGGTTTAGGAAAATAA
- a CDS encoding leucine-rich repeat protein, whose protein sequence is MFLYQIKENHVRILGCRGYDGSIRIPEKIGDMPVTELAAYAFSNGWGKEEMLSSAGNEISLCDEEGKPEEIDEKDLPPEISCDRLKDIYLPHTIRKIGNYAFYNCYELGHVECFSSIFDVGSGLFTGCSGIRFLDIHIMDGGRSCMKELLAELRQELYVNYYCSKGEARLVFPEMFEESVEHTPARIILREMHGCGHMYRYCFDHTEFQFHKYDALFPHILVQEPERVTAALVLGRLYTPVDLLNKYRQGYEAYLKEHFKGAARLALEERDPALFLWLAETYGHNQEDFDGMVDLAGNEDRPEVLSVLMKLRRKRFTTGKRRFSL, encoded by the coding sequence ATGTTTTTATATCAGATTAAGGAAAACCATGTGAGGATACTGGGCTGCCGGGGATACGACGGGTCCATACGGATCCCGGAGAAGATCGGGGATATGCCGGTGACAGAGCTGGCGGCCTATGCATTTTCCAATGGCTGGGGAAAAGAGGAGATGCTGTCATCGGCAGGGAATGAGATATCCTTGTGTGATGAAGAAGGCAAACCTGAGGAAATAGATGAGAAAGATCTTCCGCCGGAAATAAGCTGTGACAGGCTGAAGGATATCTATTTGCCTCATACGATTAGAAAAATAGGAAACTATGCATTCTATAATTGTTATGAGTTAGGCCATGTGGAATGCTTCAGCTCTATTTTTGATGTGGGGTCCGGATTGTTTACCGGATGTTCGGGAATCCGGTTTTTGGATATTCATATCATGGATGGTGGGCGCTCCTGCATGAAAGAGCTGCTGGCAGAATTACGTCAGGAGCTCTATGTTAATTATTACTGTTCCAAAGGGGAGGCAAGGCTGGTATTCCCTGAAATGTTTGAGGAATCTGTGGAGCATACGCCGGCCAGGATCATTCTCCGGGAAATGCATGGGTGCGGCCATATGTACCGCTACTGCTTTGATCATACGGAGTTTCAGTTTCACAAATATGATGCCCTGTTTCCTCACATCCTGGTGCAGGAGCCGGAGCGGGTAACTGCGGCTCTGGTTCTTGGAAGGCTGTATACTCCTGTGGATCTTCTTAATAAGTACAGGCAGGGATACGAGGCATACTTAAAGGAGCATTTTAAGGGAGCGGCAAGGCTGGCACTAGAGGAAAGGGATCCGGCTCTTTTCCTTTGGCTTGCAGAAACCTACGGCCATAACCAGGAGGACTTTGACGGAATGGTGGATCTGGCAGGCAATGAGGACAGGCCGGAGGTCCTAAGTGTACTTATGAAGCTTCGCCGGAAGCGTTTTACCACAGGGAAACGGAGGTTTTCCCTTTAA
- a CDS encoding vWA domain-containing protein produces MIDPVRQRQLDELAEVELGHEILSNARNELYLGFRYLDVALSSLGFEADHAGRGVGTDGFLIYYQPEHLFSIYKRSRILVNRACLHMLFHCLFCHLSGRGKRDKKYWDLACDITIESILDGLYAKSVYRHQTPYRREIYGGLSKKRRVFTAEGIYQDLQDMNMTAQQYERMAAEFYVDNHDRWESDESPRSQMERQNKWQDIREKMQTEMESFGEKKEESSRNLLEQIRVENREKYDYKKFLRKFAVLREEAEVDPDSFDPVFYTYGLSLYRNMPLIEPLETKEVYRIEDFVIVIDTSMSVSGDLVRNFLQETYGVLGESESYFRKINIHIIQCDEEIRSDVTITSREEMEDYMEHFTLSGFGGTDFRPAFEYVNGLLNKGAFQKLRGLLYFTDGKGIYPLKMPPYDTAFVFMEDQYEDISVPGWAMKVILRSEDLEVT; encoded by the coding sequence GTGATAGATCCGGTAAGACAAAGGCAGCTTGATGAACTGGCGGAGGTGGAACTGGGCCATGAGATACTCTCTAATGCCAGAAATGAACTATATTTAGGCTTCCGGTATCTGGATGTAGCCCTAAGCAGTCTCGGTTTTGAAGCCGATCATGCAGGACGGGGCGTGGGTACGGACGGGTTTTTGATCTATTATCAGCCGGAGCATTTGTTTTCCATATATAAAAGGAGCCGTATTCTGGTAAACAGGGCCTGCCTGCATATGCTGTTTCACTGCCTGTTCTGTCATTTAAGCGGCAGAGGAAAGCGGGATAAGAAATATTGGGATCTGGCCTGTGATATTACCATAGAGTCCATTCTGGATGGGTTATATGCAAAGTCTGTATACCGGCATCAGACCCCTTACCGCAGAGAGATATACGGCGGGCTTTCTAAAAAGCGAAGGGTCTTTACCGCGGAGGGAATATATCAGGACCTTCAGGATATGAACATGACCGCACAACAGTATGAACGGATGGCGGCGGAATTTTATGTGGACAACCATGACCGGTGGGAATCTGATGAAAGCCCCAGGTCCCAGATGGAACGCCAGAATAAATGGCAGGACATCCGGGAAAAGATGCAGACAGAAATGGAGTCTTTTGGGGAAAAGAAGGAGGAGTCGTCAAGAAATCTTCTGGAACAGATAAGGGTGGAAAACCGGGAAAAATATGATTATAAGAAGTTTTTGAGAAAGTTTGCGGTGTTAAGGGAGGAAGCGGAGGTCGATCCGGACTCCTTTGATCCTGTGTTTTATACCTACGGCTTGTCTCTTTACCGGAATATGCCTCTTATTGAGCCATTGGAAACAAAAGAGGTGTACAGGATCGAGGATTTTGTGATCGTGATTGATACATCCATGTCCGTATCAGGAGATTTGGTGCGGAATTTTCTTCAGGAAACCTATGGTGTTCTTGGGGAGTCGGAAAGTTATTTCAGGAAGATCAATATCCATATCATCCAATGCGACGAAGAAATCCGATCGGATGTGACCATCACAAGCAGGGAAGAAATGGAAGACTATATGGAGCATTTCACTTTATCCGGATTTGGAGGAACGGATTTTCGTCCAGCCTTTGAATATGTGAATGGTCTTTTGAACAAGGGAGCTTTTCAAAAACTCAGGGGCCTTTTGTATTTCACCGACGGAAAAGGGATATATCCCTTGAAAATGCCCCCCTATGATACGGCCTTTGTTTTTATGGAGGATCAGTATGAGGATATTTCTGTACCGGGCTGGGCCATGAAGGTGATCCTTCGGTCAGAAGATCTGGAAGTTACGTGA
- a CDS encoding LysM peptidoglycan-binding domain-containing protein, translating into MNIHVVQPGETINSISEYYNIPAGRLILENGITNPDNLAIGQTIVIVQPDILYTVRAGDTLESIAEQYGVSPMDLLRNNPYLSDREILYVGETIVITYQTNKTRTIATSGYTFPYIDKSVLIKTLPFLSYLTIFNYRATGEGEIISSADETELIELAKTYGVAPMMFVSTISVEGIVSREVINDILNNPSVQDHLIDNTLQTLKAKGYYGINIYVENVTFDNINSFVEYIKKASARFHSEGYRIVITITPAMNTETPNVNFERIDYSGLCEFVDGIIFASYDWARTYGYPISIFPVNYLIELLDYAVRIIPSEKIFLGITTLGYDWTLPYIPGVTGATVITNQSAVHIAADNGIPIQFNDEAQSPFYYYTDSDGILHVVWFKDARSFDARARLAAEYNLQGLSLWTIMKFDTQMWFIINTQYYIEKH; encoded by the coding sequence ATGAACATACACGTTGTTCAACCTGGCGAAACCATCAATTCAATATCAGAGTATTACAATATCCCTGCCGGCAGATTAATATTGGAAAACGGAATCACAAATCCAGACAATCTGGCGATCGGCCAAACAATTGTAATAGTACAACCCGATATACTTTATACCGTTCGGGCGGGTGATACATTAGAGAGTATCGCAGAGCAGTACGGTGTTTCACCAATGGATTTGTTAAGAAATAATCCCTATCTTTCCGATAGAGAAATCTTATACGTCGGTGAAACCATAGTCATAACCTATCAGACAAATAAAACAAGGACGATTGCCACCAGTGGTTATACCTTTCCTTATATAGATAAATCTGTCTTAATAAAAACACTTCCTTTTTTATCTTATTTGACCATATTCAATTATAGGGCTACAGGCGAAGGAGAAATTATCTCCAGTGCTGATGAGACGGAACTTATTGAGCTGGCAAAAACTTATGGTGTTGCTCCCATGATGTTTGTTTCCACGATTTCCGTAGAGGGAATCGTTAGCCGTGAAGTGATCAATGATATTTTAAATAATCCGTCCGTACAGGATCACCTGATTGATAATACGCTTCAAACACTGAAAGCGAAAGGTTATTATGGCATAAACATATATGTCGAAAATGTCACCTTTGACAATATAAATAGCTTTGTAGAATATATAAAAAAAGCATCTGCGAGATTTCATTCTGAAGGCTACAGAATCGTGATTACCATAACGCCAGCTATGAACACTGAAACCCCAAATGTTAATTTTGAACGAATAGACTATTCAGGACTTTGTGAATTTGTAGATGGAATTATATTTGCCTCTTATGATTGGGCAAGAACTTACGGTTATCCAATTTCAATTTTCCCGGTGAATTATTTAATAGAATTGCTGGATTATGCCGTTCGTATTATTCCTTCTGAAAAAATCTTTCTAGGGATTACCACTTTAGGATATGATTGGACATTGCCCTATATACCAGGTGTCACAGGAGCTACTGTTATAACCAATCAAAGTGCAGTACATATTGCAGCGGATAACGGTATCCCTATACAATTTAATGATGAAGCACAATCACCTTTTTACTATTATACGGATAGTGACGGGATTCTACATGTCGTATGGTTTAAAGATGCAAGAAGCTTTGATGCACGGGCCAGGCTGGCTGCAGAATATAATCTCCAAGGCTTATCTCTTTGGACCATTATGAAATTCGATACTCAAATGTGGTTTATTATCAATACTCAATATTACATAGAAAAGCATTAA
- a CDS encoding glycosyl hydrolase family 18 protein: MKIYVVKQGDSVDTIAASQGIPVENLLFDNQIGYPYRLAVGQALYIRDEVPFDERMPLYVFGYAYPIISPDNLENTLPYLTDLYVFSYGFTMEGDLVPPMSPDDWMIERAWQLGVRPVLTLTPLGPDGHFNNSLVSSVVHNREVQQRLIWSLGLKMMEKGFAGLDIDFEYIMAADRLAYADFVKRTTQIMNQFGYQVTVALAPKTSAAQSGLLYEGVDYRLLGEAANRVLLMTYEWGYTFGPPMAVAPINMVRKVVDYAITEIPKEKISLGIPNYGYDWPLPYERGVTRARTINNLEAVQIAIDHGAEIQFDEVAMSPFFRYWQYGVQHEVWFEDVRSYKAKFDLIQEYGLTGAGYWQIMQFFRANWLLMEQMFDIKKFSA, translated from the coding sequence ATGAAAATATATGTGGTAAAGCAGGGGGACAGTGTGGACACCATTGCTGCTTCCCAGGGCATTCCGGTAGAAAACCTGTTATTTGATAACCAGATTGGTTATCCCTACCGCCTGGCTGTGGGCCAGGCACTTTACATTCGGGATGAGGTCCCTTTTGATGAAAGGATGCCTCTTTATGTATTCGGTTATGCATACCCCATCATCAGTCCGGATAATTTGGAAAATACCCTCCCGTATCTGACCGACCTTTATGTTTTTTCCTATGGATTTACCATGGAGGGAGACCTTGTACCGCCCATGAGTCCTGATGACTGGATGATAGAAAGAGCCTGGCAGCTTGGGGTACGCCCGGTTCTGACTCTTACACCTCTTGGTCCTGACGGCCATTTTAACAATAGCCTGGTCTCCTCGGTAGTACATAACAGGGAAGTCCAGCAGCGTCTGATCTGGAGCCTGGGACTTAAGATGATGGAAAAGGGGTTTGCAGGCCTGGATATTGATTTTGAATATATCATGGCGGCAGACCGCCTTGCTTATGCGGATTTTGTAAAACGGACTACCCAGATCATGAATCAGTTTGGCTATCAGGTTACGGTGGCTCTTGCCCCCAAAACATCAGCCGCCCAGAGCGGACTTTTGTATGAAGGCGTTGATTACAGGCTGTTAGGGGAAGCGGCCAACAGAGTGCTGCTTATGACATATGAGTGGGGTTATACATTCGGCCCCCCAATGGCCGTAGCCCCGATTAACATGGTCAGAAAAGTAGTAGATTACGCGATAACAGAGATCCCTAAGGAAAAGATCAGTCTTGGGATCCCCAACTACGGGTACGACTGGCCTCTTCCCTATGAGCGGGGAGTGACCAGGGCGAGAACCATAAACAACTTAGAGGCGGTCCAGATAGCGATTGACCATGGGGCGGAGATCCAGTTTGATGAGGTTGCCATGTCCCCGTTCTTCCGGTATTGGCAGTATGGAGTCCAGCATGAGGTGTGGTTTGAGGATGTGAGAAGCTATAAGGCCAAATTTGATCTGATACAGGAGTATGGCCTGACCGGAGCCGGATATTGGCAGATCATGCAGTTTTTCCGGGCAAACTGGCTGCTCATGGAGCAGATGTTTGATATAAAAAAATTTAGTGCCTGA
- a CDS encoding Ig-like domain-containing protein has translation MFIGSPGSYFSSTPLSGSAFNCVSTTQNLDPANGTKLNNLYNATIDSEYNITSTGWKNSGTGTNPDGTVAHVGVYGGSFAWGYKGSEIKNILKVVLEVNERLQLSVDNDLGVNTEMSWTSSDNTVVTVNENGVVSALAPGNTVITVKSVDGTYTENINVLVVEDASDYRLAVDLKIGQSCRLTIDDLTDTIKATWASMDSSVADVSRNGKVATLSKGLALITAKDETGNIIGKVYVRVRE, from the coding sequence TTGTTTATAGGATCACCAGGATCATATTTCAGTTCAACGCCTCTTAGTGGCAGCGCATTTAATTGCGTATCAACAACTCAAAATTTGGATCCAGCTAATGGAACTAAATTAAATAATTTATATAATGCAACTATTGATTCTGAATATAACATAACAAGTACTGGCTGGAAAAATTCAGGAACAGGAACTAATCCGGATGGAACAGTTGCTCACGTAGGTGTATATGGCGGTTCTTTTGCGTGGGGATATAAGGGATCAGAAATAAAAAACATATTAAAGGTAGTTTTAGAAGTTAATGAAAGACTACAATTAAGCGTAGATAATGATTTAGGTGTAAATACAGAAATGTCCTGGACATCTTCAGATAATACAGTAGTTACTGTAAATGAGAATGGAGTTGTGTCAGCTTTGGCACCAGGAAATACGGTAATAACAGTTAAAAGTGTAGACGGTACATATACTGAGAATATTAATGTATTAGTTGTAGAGGATGCAAGCGATTACAGGTTGGCAGTTGACTTGAAAATTGGGCAATCCTGTAGATTGACTATTGATGATTTAACCGACACAATTAAAGCTACGTGGGCTTCAATGGACTCTTCAGTAGCTGATGTTTCCAGAAATGGGAAGGTTGCTACACTAAGTAAAGGGTTAGCATTAATTACTGCGAAAGATGAAACGGGAAATATTATTGGTAAGGTATATGTTAGAGTAAGAGAGTAG
- a CDS encoding holin — protein sequence MNKDYLLKWAKAAGVRAVKTMAQTAVAAIGTTMAMSEVNWIFVGSTAAVAGILSILTSVAGLPELAE from the coding sequence ATGAACAAAGACTACTTATTAAAGTGGGCGAAAGCAGCAGGCGTAAGAGCGGTAAAGACTATGGCACAGACGGCAGTTGCAGCCATCGGAACAACCATGGCTATGTCAGAGGTAAACTGGATATTCGTAGGATCAACGGCAGCTGTGGCCGGAATTCTTTCCATACTCACATCGGTAGCCGGCTTGCCGGAGCTGGCCGAGTAA
- a CDS encoding response regulator transcription factor, giving the protein MQNILVCDDDKQIVEAIDIYLTGEGFHVIKAYDGYDALKLLEDHEVDLMILDVMMPGLDGIRTTLKVRETSSIPIIILSAKSEDTDKILGLNIGADDYITKPFNPLELVARVKSQLRRYTQLGNMNQQPAGQVYKCGGLAINDDNKEVTVEGELIKLTPIEYNILLLLVRNAGKVFSIDEIYEQIWNEEAIGADNTVAVHIRHIREKIEINPREPRYLKVVWGVGYKIEKQ; this is encoded by the coding sequence ATGCAGAATATTTTAGTATGTGATGATGACAAACAGATCGTGGAAGCTATTGATATATATTTAACAGGAGAAGGATTTCATGTGATCAAAGCTTATGACGGCTATGACGCCCTGAAACTTCTGGAAGATCACGAAGTGGATTTAATGATCCTGGATGTGATGATGCCGGGGCTTGACGGAATCCGGACCACCTTAAAGGTCCGTGAGACAAGCAGCATTCCCATTATCATCCTTTCCGCCAAATCCGAGGACACGGATAAAATCCTGGGACTAAACATCGGGGCAGACGATTATATTACCAAGCCCTTTAATCCTCTGGAACTGGTAGCCAGGGTAAAATCCCAGCTCCGCCGCTATACACAGCTTGGCAACATGAACCAGCAGCCCGCAGGGCAGGTATATAAATGCGGAGGCCTGGCTATCAATGATGACAACAAGGAGGTTACTGTGGAGGGAGAGCTGATCAAGCTGACTCCCATTGAGTACAACATTCTGCTTCTTTTAGTAAGGAACGCCGGAAAGGTCTTTTCCATTGATGAGATCTACGAACAGATATGGAATGAAGAAGCCATCGGTGCCGATAACACTGTTGCCGTGCACATCAGGCACATTCGGGAGAAAATTGAAATCAATCCAAGAGAACCCCGCTATTTAAAGGTGGTATGGGGCGTAGGCTATAAGATAGAGAAACAATAG